The genomic interval CTTCTTTGCAATGCAGCTcttgaagaggaagaagaatagGTTTGGCTGAGAGCTTGAGacttttcttctgtttgtaaCTTTGTATTGAGGGTCGAAACTCTAAAAGAGAAGAATCACCGATCACGATCTAATCGTTTTTCGTTTTCGTCTTTGCGATGCGGTGcttgaagaggaggaagaatagATTTGACCGAGGGCTTGAGAAATTTTGTTCTCTTTATTTTCGTTAACCCTCAACTGAAAACGACATCGTTTTTTGTCTTTcgggtttaaaaaaaaaacttggaaGCGCGCCTTGTATGTGCGTTTTTTACGCCTTTATGCGCTTTTTTTGCGCATGTGCGCCTTTCTAAAAAAGGCGACTCATTTTCGACTAAGCCTTGAGCTTTTTAAGCCTCATGCGAGTTTTAAGgcgagttttttaaaacactGATTATGATGCAGAAAAGGTTCAGTCAACTTGGAGGCCTTCAGCTGGACAGAGATTGTAGGGCATTGGTGAGCCAATTCTCTAGCATGACTCAAAGAACTGTTAGAGACAAGTTCGGTCGCCTCACTCAAATGGCAACCATTCCCAACTTAGAAAAAGTCTCTGAGATTCAGGATTTCTGGGGTGTGAATTCAGGACCTACTAACTATTCTTCTAGTGTACTTTAATATAGCAAAATTTAGATCATGCTTCTTCCTGTCGTAAGTGCACATTCTTTTGTCATATTGCACTCCAAATGGGTTCAGAACCTTAAGTCTTTATCCGCTTGGGGATGAATGAAAGCCGCCCTCATCCCCTCATTGGAGAAATTGGAGGCTTAATAGAAAGCGCAGATGTAACTCCTGCAGCAGTAACTGACAAGCGTATAACGAGTGGTGATGCAAATGTTGTTCTTCAAGGGATTGTCAAAGTCCTCAAAATATGATAAGGAATAGTTGGAAAAGGCTACAAAGATACAATGAGGGAGGGAGTCATGGGGACTAACAGAGCAGAGAGGCCCGAGGTTCCTCCAGATCGAGTCGGAAGATCAGGATCTCCGAGCCGGAGCAGCACAATCAGCTCATGGAGTCAAAGAGGCTTCTCGAATCGATTGTGAGGAAGAAGCTCTCTGCCGCCGTGGACCACAGAGACCATGGCAATGTGCTGAGGTTCATTAGGCTCTACAAACCATCAGGGATAGAAGAGGGCTTACAACCCTATGTGAGTAACCTGAATGTGTGCCATTACAAGTTTTAGGAGAAGCCATCAAACCGTTTTTGCGTTGACTACAGAGCTGACTGATCCTATTGTCCTATTGGGTCTCAAACCTCAGCGTTAAAACGCAGCGTTTCGTAGTTCTGTCCATGTGGCAGGCACGTAATTCTCTCCATTTTCGAACATGAGAAATGATAATAAAAGTCTGTTTCTCTTTCATTTCCATAAATTAGAGCTAGAAATCCAATGGCCGTAACTAAAACCCAGACAACAAGTTACATGGTATATAATCATATACCATCTAATTCGCTAAACCTGTCATAAGTGTACTTGCTGATTTTGATCTAAAATAAAGTCACTCGATGAATTCTTTtaaccaaaattgaaacttgttTATGACGCCTGGTTTTCTGGCCAGATTGAATGCAATAGATCTATACCTGACTCTGACTTCCTAATTCAAACTGTGAAATTGCTCTCATCTTAGTTCTGAGAATCAGGCAGCGTTTCTGCATGCAGTCCCAAATCCATATTCAACTCATGAACATGTACAACTATTGCGGCTTGCCCTCTAGTACTTGAACAACTTGCTCTGCTCTCGATTGAATGCCGTTCAGGTACTCAGAAAGAACACGTTGCTGGTATGAACCACCCTCCTGATAAAGAAAATCACAACCAACTAGCTGAAGCCTCGGGACCGAGAAAATACAACCGAAATGAATGCCAAAAGGGTTGTTCTCACCGTTCGGATCAGAGTCCGTTCAATCCTTTTCTTGATGACAGCATAGAGGTCTGGTGGTGGAATATCACCTTTGCCAATTGACAATCCATTGAGTAACAGCTTGTTCCATTCTTCCTCAGGTGCTGCAACAAATAAGAATGCCTATAAATGGCCCATATACACCAGACATGAACTAATTAAATGGAGCTCCCACTTAGCtgttataaaaaatttaaaaaaaaaagaagataaattCATGAGGTGAACCTACATCCATCCTGCATATTGGACCTACTATAAAACGTATCTTCAAGGACACAgcgaaataaaaataaaatgatcaAAATGCAGAGGGAAAATCTTCCACATATTTCCTTTGTGCATCACAATTACTTGACACTAAACTACAAGTAAGCAATTCAATCAAAACTACTGAGGCATACATAATCAAAGAGTAAAAGCTAACGACCAAATTGAACAAGTACTAAGATAAAAACTCTAGCAGCAGCTGCAGCATTCAGTGTGCCATATACCCGACACTCGGAGCGGAAGAAAATTTGGGTCCCTCACTGACCTTGAAACAGACTCTTTCCACTGTTTCAACCCTTAGATAAGAAGACATTCTCAATGAGAGTTCAAATTACATCAGCCTAAAGGTGTTGATGTGATCTGAACTTAAGTAAGCTCCTGACCATTGAGTTGATAATATCTCTTGGGAGTACAAGATGCCTTCATCCGCTGTTGACACTTACACAGAAACCCAATgtgtttttttcttaaaaagaagaTTCAAATTTACAACCTCATCTCCAAGGTATTACTTCATTATAATAGGAAGAATTGTTGATTTTAAAATACCCTAACAATAGCAAAACCCTCTAACACAAGACATACAGAAATCAGTTAACCAGGCATTCCAACGTCCCCATTACTTATTTACTATACATTGAGTCTATAAAGATGATCTAACAACCTATGCAGGTAATAACCTATGTAGCACAACAGAAGATAATGAGATGTGCAAATTCTCTTTAGTAAGAATCCAGAAGCTTCATCAAATACATGATTGGCAAATAAATAGTAGTAAAAGATTTTCTTACTGAATCTGAAAGAAGAGCAACACACCTTTAATTATGGTTTCAAGAAACTCCTCAGCCTTCAGAATTTCATCCCCTGAAAATTAGTAAACACATAAAATTAGCAAAACCAAATTCTGAGACAGTTCACAattactgaaaaaaaaaacttgatgataaatttaaattttcttttgggatggatatttcatattttataaacaaagaacaaacaaggaCAATGAATTTTGGCAGCAGGAACATTTATTCTGAGAtataatagttttttttttcttatggaTAGGAGATAAATACTGTAAGCATATATTCTTAAGATAAAACGTGTCATGACTTATGACTCATGCCCCCCATCCAGTCACTTCAACCTTCTTGACTATGTGCCTTGGCTAATCAGTGTTTTGGTCAAATGCATTGACTCGCACAGACACTTCTTAGGCCATACATCTTTTTGTGAAAAATGTATCCACATGCCTCCAGAAGACCTTAAGTTCTGATATTATTTTGTGAAAAATGAGAGGCATATGGTATACCTACGATGACTTCACTTTGTTGTTTAGGAAGTCTAGATCAACCCGACACACAACAGATGTGCGAGTCAACAGATGTTCCTCCAACTAACACAACAGAAAAGATATCATAAATCATGGCTCAGACTTTTgaccaatgttctaaaaatccccgcctaggaccgcctaggcggcgCCTAGGCGCCCGGAGATCCTTAGCCGCCTAGATTTtgggccgattaatccccgattaatcctctgggcgctggtttttagctgtccacccgattaacgcctagcgttttttagaacattgcttTTGACAGTGTGCAAACATGTCATTTCTCATGATGTGGGGGAACTCACTCATCGAGATCACCTAGGAATACTAGTGAGTAAATCAGTCTCCAAGAGATCGCTCAAAATACCCATAGATAGGTTTAATAAACAAGCAATGCAGAACTAGAACATGCTCATGTAGATCACACCAATAGACCAATGTATTTACCTGGTGCACAGAGTTCCCTAGTTGAAATGTcaccaaaaataacaaaactcaaatacattagGATTACTACCAAGGCATGCTCACACAACTAGCCACTACACCATATCACTTGCTTTTGTACAAGTTCAAGCAAACTATATGATGTGAAAACACAATGTGGACGCTGGAACTACCTTTCTTTGCGTAACTACGTTTGGATAGAACTTTAGAAGCGTAGAGTTGCAAAACCTTTTGTAACATAGCCTCAAGCCCTGGCTTATCACCATCTTCTTTTgcctgcaaaaaaaaaacatttagcAAGTGTATCATATATGATGATCTTGAGATCCCCTAAAATAGTAGATTCAAGCCATACAACAAAATAAGTTTTCAGCTTGATTTGAGTTGGACAGACGCTTAGAAATTAGCATCTAACTCATCAGAGTGAAGGTAAAACTTTGGTAGCATTTGTGACAAGtattgattttgagtttaaaatctttccatttctttaTTTTGATACGAACTTTTACCCAGAATTTTCACATAATTTCCACATATTGCTTTGACTTAAACCATAAGGGGCTGTATGAATTTCCACATGAATTTTCACATCAAAACATATGATTGTAGTAGTATCACTttgaacaaaaacaaagaacatAGAATGAATGGCAATACTGAAGATAATGCAAATGTAAATAGATGTAGTAAAAACCCAAAATGCAGTTTTACTGCAACGGAAAGGTTGAGAACTTTACTAGTAGTATGAGATTTTACAGTTCCTACTGCAGAATATTCAGGCAGGTAGCACTACAAGCATTGAAAAAACTAACTTGTCTAAGCTGAGCATTGACTTCTGAAAGGAAGCCTTCATCCAGTAGcccttctttttccttttcagtGATTTCCTaatgataaaataaataaataaataataataataaaagaaacatGGAATAAacgatattaaaaaaaattcccgGGTTTGCGTTGAAAATTAGATGAAGATGGACCATCAAACCGAAAGTATATTAGTTGCAGAAGAATGAGTAATAGATTAGTACACAACAATTTTACCATCTGAGGTCAGATTGGGCCAAACATGTGGATCAATATATTTGTTGGCGTGGACCATATGCACCTAAGTTGCACCTAAATGACTAAACGTAAATTGGAATAATGGAGCATGTCTTAGAATATTTGATGTAGTATTTTCATGTCCGGAGAAACCTAGGATTTATACAATGAGATGCATGTCTTAGAACATTTGATGTAGCATTTATTTACTCGTAACACAATTAACAAGCAATAATTTCATTTCTGATAAAACATAAATAGAAAAAGGGAATTGAAATCCACATACTACAATCCACACTCCTTTCCTCTTTTACTAACTTTAAATTTGTCTCTAGTAACAtgttttttgtctttttataAAAAGTTCGACTGAAAGAAAAGGAGTGTTCTGTAACCTGGATATCACTCCCCAAAGGGAATTCACTTCCCCCTATCTGTTTATTCTTgctgagaagaaaaaaacaagcaGATATATAGACTATTTTAACCGGttaatcaaaatcaatttttCAGAGAAAGAATTAGAAATGCTAGTCATTAACTTCTTTAGTTCTCAGATACGTCATTCTCATCCGAAGAAGTGTGTTATAATCTATGACATCATTGCCAAACTAAACTTGTAATCCAGTAAGAGCAATAATAAggacggaaaaaaaaattaacaagaCAAAGCTTGATAAGGACCCGCCTCCAAAGGTTACACGCTAGAACTAACCCTTAAAACACAATTGACTATATGCAATAAAgtgagttaaaaaaaaaaaggactcACTTTCTCCATTAATTTTAGAGACTCAGGATCTCTAGGAGGCCACTGAATCTCTACAACATCATCAACTACAGGTTTCAGAATCCCCTTGAGGACATCAGTAGCTGAATTTATCTTTTCCTGCAGGGAAAGGGGGtaaaaagagaaaacaaataaaaaaaactacgTCGTACTTGAACCACTCAAGAATAAGTTCTCTTTCAGtatgagagaagagagaggggTAGGTACATTGGTCTTGTGAACAAGGCGGTCCACTATGCTCATTACAGATATAGCCAATTCCTCATAATCTTTCTGAAAAAATGCAAAAGAGTAAGCATTTTTACACAATTCTAGAACTGGAAGGAGACCAACAACGACATTATCATCATAAAATCAGAATTGACCAAGTTGAAACCATGCTTTATCATCTTCTGATTTGCAGGTATCAGTTCTTGCTGCAAGCCGTATCCAAAAGCCCTCGTTAAATGCCAACACATTTTCTACAACAAGCTTCTGAAGCTGTTCACAAAAGGTAACAAACAATAAGTTCCAGTGACATACGTACACATGCAAGTCAAACAACGCTCTGCTGCCTCTCAGGTAAGAAAATATTGATTAGCAATTGATCAGACAATTTATCCCTGGACTGAACATCTTTATAGATGAATCACATGATAGATAAATTTAGAAACAGTAGTGAAAAAAAGTTTACTTTAGTCCAAACTCCAAAGGTTTCCTAGCAGGCGAAAAACAGTACCAGATCTGAAATACTGACAGAATTGCCTTTATGGTCTTATGACTCTCATCTCAGTGTCAATTAACTCAAAAATTTAAATGCTCACTTACAGCTACTAATACTTCCTTCAGAAAACAATGCTAAAATAGGAGACGCAAGTAAGAGAATCCAATTCAGTTGAACTAGTTGCTAAAGAAAATGCAAAACACATATCTACTTACTTCAATTGGATTTGCATCCCTCAATTTGTCAATCAACCTATCAACTTCTACAGTCTTTTTAAATGCTTCCTCAGCATCTTGATTGACTGCACAGATCAAAGTTCTCCTGCTTTATTAGATTGAAACACTCAATTTACTATTGACAGCTCCATCAACCAAATTCAAAAATGCTGGAACCAAACGAGAGATAATTTCCTAATCAAATTACCATCCGCGGGTTCTatacttgaaaataaaaataattaagacGACAATAACAGTACACCACCAAAGGAGAACAAACAGTTAGAAAGACAGAACAAGAATAGTCATTTCTAACTAACTGAATGGTACAACAGTTATTATTGTTTTTAAAGTAGTTTCAGTTGTCAACGAAATAGGCAGTACAATTTCAAGTAAAACATTCTACCGATGGCTACATGATTCATCGACTCATATATTATGTCAACTAAGAAGCTGATCAAATAAAATCGAAACACAAACGGCGGCACTCATTGACAGTGAAAGAATTACCTCTTCTTACAATCTATCAAATAAGCCGAACGCAACAGCCTCGGCCTCCACATCCCCGAAACCACAACATCTTCCGAGTTCTTTAGCAACGAAAAGCTTATACCAACCTATTCAATGTGTGAAACAAAGCGCAGAAAATCTGAATCAAAATCACTCACAACAGTATTGGCTTTCATTGGATTTGATACAGTAGAGACATAGAAATGCAGAGAATGAAGTAGGAAATAGTAAAAGagtgagaagaagaagtacCTGGTGACGGTGAGAAGAGCATCGGGGAGGTTGcagggagagagaggagggCATGGATAGTGATGCGGAGGAAGCCATTGGAGTTGTGGCGGGCTACTGATGACCGTTCaagttttttcttcttgtgaTTTTCTTGGCTTTATCACCTTGTGTTTTTGTTGTGGATAATTTTCAGAGGACGGGAGAGTTTGGGCCTAGAGGGGGTCCAAAAGTCCATGTTTCATGTTctattttttcctttcttttacATCTAATTAAAGACAACAatccttcaaaaaaaaatttaaagacAACAATCAAAGTAATTGGTCGAAATTAAAGACACTTAGAAATACTATTCTTCATATTTGTAATCTCATCGAAAATAAATTGACTTTACAAGGAACATGCTAAAAGTCTCTCTTTTAAGTTTGATGATAAGAGTTAATTGTCTTTTAGTTTGATGATGTGTGTGTGGTCAAGTGACTTAAGAGTCCCTTTCAGTGcaaattttaaaaatcatAGAGTATCCAACATACTGAGTTCTAGCTCTAATGACAAAACCTACAACATACTTCTTGTTGTTGATAACTAATCGGGTGCatctttgtttgtttgtttgttcgGGCTAATATAACTATGCCGAATAAGGAATCTAATTTAGTTAGTAACAATGTTTAGTGGCATTAGGTACAAACTGAAATGAGCTTATGTAGCGTCTGGTTTTCATTTTGACATCTTTAATTGGTCTTATGGTGGATACTTAAATGAGTttcttataataataaaaaaagtcGCATTTCATAcgtgaaattagaaaaaaagtcaggtaagatttcaaaattaaaaaaaaaaagagtcaaATTCTTAAATCCCTTATAGCGTTATCACTGAAGTTTGAAGTATTTACAAGAATGTCACTATGGCTATCTCTTGGCCTAAAACAACAATCAGTCTTTGAACCAATATCGCATCTACGCTTGCAGATGCCTTAGTGGGGAGGTATGAGGTTCATTGGCGCAAGGTGAAGGCGTGGGTTTGCAGGCTCAGTGGAGGCACCAGATCGTCGGCACGGGGTTGACATGTGGTCTGCAGACGCAAGGGATGTGTAGAGTGGAGGCGTGAGATCTTCGGTGAAGGGTGGAGTCGTGGTTTGCAGACGCAGTGGAGGTACCGGGTGGAGGCGCGAAGTGGAGGTGGAGGTGTGGGGTTGAGACACGAGGTGGAGGCGCAGGTTTACTGCACTCAATTAGGGAAGATGAAGATATGGGTACCCAAAGCAATTCTCTAGGTGGCCATCATAAATCCAAATGTCAACCCCTTCAATCCTTCACCCCTTCTTGTGTGTCTGATTTGGTATCATATCTCATATTTACCTGTCACATTATCTGTCACATTATCTGTCACACTACTAGCCACACTACCAGTCACACTAACTTTCTattgtgacaagtagtgtgatagctaGTGTGACAGGTATTGTGGCTGGTGGTGTTCTGTACGATAACATGTGTGTCAATTTAGATCGTATgagttgatttgagaagttcaagatcacataacaatAAACAAAGGTTCATTATTTatagtcattcttcttcttcttcttcttgtcacaacatagtATCATAACAGTGTGACAACGAGTGTGACAtggggtgtgataggtagtgtgacaacgggtgtgttaggtagtgtgacagtgagtgtgaaaggtagtgtgacagggaGTGTGaaaggtagtgtgacatgaggtgtgacaacgggtgtaATAGGTTGTGTGATAGTGAGTGTGACAACGGATGTGAGAGGTGGTGTgagaaattttttaaatatgagaaattttgttaaaattcaaaggaaattagtatgagtatgctcagaatgaagagaataattaGAATTAAAAAACCTTGAGCTCCGATTTCGCTGGAATTGCTTGGAACACCGCCATCAACGGCGGCGACCCCTTGCGAGGATTGTTGCGCCTTGTACAGTGGTCGGTTCAGAGTCGGtatggtatcaaatgaaagaggggagatAGATCTTTCCAACGGTATTAACCACACTCAAATCCATTGACAAACGATAAAATTATGTCCggaataagaaaaagaaggaaaaagaagaagacaaagagTATAAAGAAAAGTAAATAGTTCggaaaatataaaagaagtgattattttctaaattttgtttgaaactttttgactattttataatttcaattaaaatgagaTGACATTTTTTAATGGGAAAATAAGTAgtgacatttttctaatttatgatgtgagattgtacttttttttttctaacttgGCTTACTTAAATTTGTCATTCTTAGATAACACCTTACTTCAAAAccataaccaaaacaaattACTCTCTAATAACACCAAACATAAGTCAACATTAGTTCTCATTAGTCTGAGATAGACTTAAAAGATAAATAGGTCTAATGCAAGAAATACAATATCGGTCATTTACGGAAATATTGAAAGTCTAAAAAATGGAATTTTTTACGGAAATTTCAGAAAAATATCGATcttgaaaaataattaagaaaattgatggaaatttgaattaaaacatggaaattttgaatgcaATTTTGAGAGATGTGTCTTTgttcaattatctactatattacataagaaattattgtATGACTATTAGTCTATAATGAAttatagtaatttgaggtgAAACAGTCGTCGGgaattttgaaaaattgaCACTTAAAGGTTTAAACatctaattttttataacTGGGAACCCAAAAAAAGGCTAGACCATCACAACTTATATACATATGAATATAATAGATTGAGCATGAAATTGCATGAGTGATTTATAACAACATAGATGATGTATgagatataaaatttaaaattattagGACTTTGtacataattttaattattagaaCCTTATACCACATAGAGAATttggtataaatattaatttatagttaTAGTGAGTTGTATTATAAGTTAACATTATGGTACATACTTAACCATTGAGAATTAACAATAATTTACTTTATTTATCTAATTCATGACCcaataagacatgaaaaataggATAATGATCATGAAAGGTGTAACTAAGAATGTagtgaaattgaatttaattaaatagaaaattatattaaaaggtactaaaaattaaatttattagaAATATCGGAAAATATCGGGAAATATGATCGGAGCACTTTacgcgacgttcttaacatgtttttacctcaatttgtactttgcttagcccttattgttgtactattgagtcattgagtcgtagtaagagtcttgagcagtattggatgcatttttgtgcttacatgagtttaaaacgcataattggtttatattcctagtttgactaggaatccttgttaggttttgaaactaattatctcttacttatgattttattttcttattttcagattggattgaagagataattaaaaaaaaagatggagccaagtcatgcaacaattaaatagaagatgatcattaaaggcataaaacatggcatgttttagggaataaaacatggcatgttttaggaaataaaacatggcatgttttagagaTTAaagcatgccatgttttagggaatacaactttccatgttttagggattaaagcatgacattattataggaagaaagaagcaatttcaaaccctccatctttcctctatatatacatggcttcacctctcaaatatcatcacttctcatttgcattcaagagccaaacctctaccaaaatactacctcaaacatcctttaccaaaacagcaagccattctccccatatacaaattccatctccaccgaaatcaccattgaagacacatctccaaggttcctacaacgtgtgattttcgcaactcttctccacgggtttgttcgtttttgattttttacaatactttgtctatgaagattgtagtatgatgtttgtgtgggattattgttttgtattaagaatcgaaattttcagattgttttattggatttttggttctttgccaaattaatggtttcctataattaatgagtttgtatttctattgttgtgttctaatcatctttctcatacttttagataattttcagatatgtgcatatgaatttagtgcttggatgtagtccctaagattgtgtttgagtgctagattcatcaaccatattgacacaaatcgaatcatgccctaagtaggttcggtttgtgttgattaaaagtggtaaaaattctggaaatttgcatgtaaaaccatggtgggtgacgccatacatgaaacatgtctccaacaaagatttgatgcttaaatgtaattgaatttgatttatactctaagtgttattgaattttattgcatgcaaatttagattaggccctaagtcaatctaaatgttaattgaaatcttgcatgattagatgatcccctaaggctctaattgtattggtgtctaaaaaatatgtaattggttgaattagaatgcatgataggttcgaacttgtaattatgtggtgtaatggtaaatttggtttaagtttgttaaagagaagtcgatcatgtaaataataatttaggttttattttagcagTTAATAAtaaatctcaaaccccccattatttgttaacactaaaagtttagagttcccttcaattccctggaaagaacgatccctgcttattctatactaacgatgatgttttacagggtttattatagatgtTTTAACAAAaggctctatcattttggcgccgttgccggggaattgagaaaatctcaattctttgaagtgttaattttgtactatattgtatatttgtaaaaataaattcgtGTAAATAgtacagtgaacagtaacattcaataaaaacaattataagttttttttacatctaaaaaaaaagtaaatctctgtaaattgtttttacttttttttttgtaaagtgtaaaaatgtaaaatacttgtaaaaaaaaataaaaataaattttgtacagtaaataaaaaaaagaataataaaaaaataatatgtaTATGAACAGTAATCGGTAACAGTAAAGTACTCACAGTAAATAAacaaccgtgaacagtaactttgtaaaaaaattaactttttttttattctatattttagtgataaatgttttaattttgttgtagtatgcatataTGATACTTGTTACAGTTAGATAATTAAGGAAactaaaatgtttatttatgcttagtttattgtaagttataaaatgaacggaataggtaaagtccattttgttaatattcgctttaaccctccatttgtatcttgctaaggtcacttggggttgagggcggcttttattaacactttgcgagcagtttaacacacaaatttattccaagctgagtaaggggcatactattttcattaccctggttcaaggtttacaaaattggatctcagaggcccatagactgacatacatctcggtgatgaagtcgattgggaaagcatcctttcgaggatgtggcccccgtggtgtccaacaaatgagtcctgccttgtgactatctctgattctagctatccagtcttctgaaacaaaggaatgagtttgtgtctagacgacgtacttaggccgcacgtccacctcactttataacttagaaaataactttgtataaatagatgtatatagtttcaaaagaaaatgatattgtaacttttaaggtatatcggataaagcaagactctTACCTGGGActatttcagtccattgcacagttagctcctctgctccacgtaccctaaatgttaggattgtgtgtgaataaaatcaattagacttagtaatactttacacttgtagattttgtaacaaaaaaaaacaatcaatcagtaacaaacaaaaaaagaaaacgaaagtgaaaaaaaaaagtttgtatttacttatacttgtatttcatactTTGTAAAGTTACTAATAATTGTTCTTTTCAGGCTcatgaatgtccaagattagTGGTTGGTCCGAAGAGTTTAGT from Argentina anserina chromosome 2, drPotAnse1.1, whole genome shotgun sequence carries:
- the LOC126785021 gene encoding uncharacterized protein LOC126785021 isoform X2 yields the protein MASSASLSMPSSLSLQPPRCSSHRHQVGISFSLLKNSEDVVVSGMWRPRLLRSAYLIDCKKRRTLICAVNQDAEEAFKKTVEVDRLIDKLRDANPIELQKLVVENVLAFNEGFWIRLAARTDTCKSEDDKKDYEELAISVMSIVDRLVHKTNEKINSATDVLKGILKPVVDDVVEIQWPPRDPESLKLMEKEITEKEKEGLLDEGFLSEVNAQLRQAKEDGDKPGLEAMLQKVLQLYASKVLSKRSYAKKGDEILKAEEFLETIIKAPEEEWNKLLLNGLSIGKGDIPPPDLYAVIKKRIERTLIRTEGGSYQQRVLSEYLNGIQSRAEQVVQVLEGKPQ
- the LOC126785021 gene encoding uncharacterized protein LOC126785021 isoform X1 — its product is MASSASLSMPSSLSLQPPRCSSHRHQVGISFSLLKNSEDVVVSGMWRPRLLRSAYLIDCKKSRRTLICAVNQDAEEAFKKTVEVDRLIDKLRDANPIELQKLVVENVLAFNEGFWIRLAARTDTCKSEDDKKDYEELAISVMSIVDRLVHKTNEKINSATDVLKGILKPVVDDVVEIQWPPRDPESLKLMEKEITEKEKEGLLDEGFLSEVNAQLRQAKEDGDKPGLEAMLQKVLQLYASKVLSKRSYAKKGDEILKAEEFLETIIKAPEEEWNKLLLNGLSIGKGDIPPPDLYAVIKKRIERTLIRTEGGSYQQRVLSEYLNGIQSRAEQVVQVLEGKPQ
- the LOC126785021 gene encoding uncharacterized protein LOC126785021 isoform X3 encodes the protein MASSASLSMPSSLSLQPPRCSSHRHQVGISFSLLKNSEDVVVSGMWRPRLLRSAYLIDCKKSRRTLICAVNQDAEEAFKKTVEVDRLIDKLRDANPIELQKLVVENVLAFNEGFWIRLAARTDTCKSEDDKKDYEELAISVMSIVDRLVHKTNEKINSATDVLKGILKPVVDDVVEIQWPPRDPESLKLMEKAKEDGDKPGLEAMLQKVLQLYASKVLSKRSYAKKGDEILKAEEFLETIIKAPEEEWNKLLLNGLSIGKGDIPPPDLYAVIKKRIERTLIRTEGGSYQQRVLSEYLNGIQSRAEQVVQVLEGKPQ